Proteins encoded within one genomic window of Cucumis sativus cultivar 9930 chromosome 3, Cucumber_9930_V3, whole genome shotgun sequence:
- the LOC101217758 gene encoding MLP-like protein 34: MAQIAKIAEKVQLKSSGEKFFEFFKNKMDYFPRMFAGNVESYKFVEGNSFTHGSVSIWKYDIGFGRAVEVKMKLLVDEANKTIIYECLEGDLFKDFDMFKVKIEVTDGGSSGNSSVNWCLEFVKSNENVAPPNDYLQFGVKICKDVDAYLSNN, translated from the exons atggcTCAGATTGCTAAGATTGCTGAGAAGGTGCAGCTGAAGTCATCTGGGGAGAAATTCTTTGAGtttttcaagaacaaaatgGACTATTTTCCTCGAATGTTCGCTGGAAACGTTGAGAGCTATAAGTTTGTGGAAGGAAATAGTTTCACTCATGGCAGTGTCTCCATCTGGAAATATGACATTGGTTTCG GTAGGGCAGTTGAAGTAAAGATGAAACTACTTGTGGATGAGGCCAACAAAACAATCATCTATGAATGTCTTGAAGGAGATCTGTTCAAAGACTTTGATATGTTCAAAGTGAAAATTGAAGTGACTGATGGTGGAAGCAGTGGGAACAGCTCAGTGAATTGGTGTTTGGAGTTTGTGAagtcaaatgaaaatgtggcTCCACCAAATGACTATCTTCAATTTGGAGTTAAAATATGCAAAGATGTGGATGCTTACCTTTCCAACAATTGA